Proteins encoded together in one Halothermothrix orenii H 168 window:
- the hisH gene encoding imidazole glycerol phosphate synthase subunit HisH, with protein sequence MIVVIDYGIGNLGSVVKAFKYLGVPVKLTASPDEIREADGIVLPGVGAFGHGVENLEKYNLKRVIRELIEEGKPFLGICLGMQLLFSGSEEAPGVRGLGIIKGIVQKFDPSNVGKIPHIGWNKVNIIKEDPLFYNLNTSPYLYFVHSFFARTSEGDNIIGETCYGKQRFVSVVRSNNAWEIQGHPEKSSRTGLKILQNFSEVVNRWK encoded by the coding sequence GTGATTGTTGTTATTGATTATGGTATTGGAAATCTGGGGAGTGTTGTTAAAGCCTTTAAATATTTAGGTGTTCCTGTGAAATTAACAGCCAGCCCTGATGAAATCAGGGAAGCAGATGGAATAGTCTTACCCGGAGTCGGGGCCTTTGGACATGGGGTTGAGAATTTAGAGAAATATAACCTGAAAAGGGTTATCAGGGAACTGATAGAAGAAGGAAAACCGTTTTTAGGTATATGCCTGGGTATGCAGCTACTATTTTCCGGTAGTGAAGAGGCCCCGGGAGTTAGAGGACTGGGTATAATTAAAGGGATTGTCCAGAAGTTTGACCCCTCAAACGTGGGCAAAATACCCCATATTGGCTGGAATAAAGTTAATATTATTAAAGAAGACCCTTTATTTTATAATCTCAATACCTCTCCTTATCTTTACTTTGTTCATAGCTTTTTTGCCCGGACATCGGAAGGGGATAATATCATCGGGGAAACCTGTTATGGGAAACAGAGATTTGTCTCCGTTGTCAGGTCAAACAATGCCTGGGAAATACAGGGTCACCCAGAAAAGAGTAGCCGGACGGGTTTGAAGATTCTTCAAAATTTCAGTGAGGTGGTTAACAGGTGGAAGTAA
- the pcrA gene encoding DNA helicase PcrA has product MLSDSSDILTGLNPEQKKAVEHFEGPLLILAGAGSGKTRVLTHRIAYLIENYGVNPLQILAVTFTNKAAGEMKERVDNLLGGMAGDLWVSTFHSLCARILRKEIGKIGYDNNFVIFDTDDQQKLISRILKELNLDPKKTRPRAILSEISRAKNELIDPRSYANNVGDYFQDITARIYPLYQERLKESNALDFDDLIMKTIEVFVDNPMVLEYYQERFKYILVDEYQDVNFAQYKLVQLLANKYRNLCVVGDPDQGIYGFRGADIRNILNFEEDYPEARVIKLEQNYRSKEKILKAAHHVIRNNTARKEKRLWTKRGKGEDLKLYVAFDDKDEASYVCRKIKELKREKNYKFSDFAVLYRTNSQSRSVEEMMVKYAIPYQIVGGFRFYDRMEIKDILAYLRVIYNPSDEVSLLRIINRPKRGIGQGTISKLSRYARERGISLYKAGTEAESNPYLTASFKKRVKAFFDLLEELREKSETLSIDTLTHQVVTRTGYQRELNEEGTQQARNRLENIQELFSVIEEFMKGNENKTLGAFLEEVSLISDVDNMEDNQNVVTLMTLHSAKGLEFPVVFIIGMEEGLFPHANSMMDHEELEEERRLCYVGITRARDELYLTRARERMRFGQRKPYPPSRFLDEIPPQLFEDNNDKKEEILGNIKEKESKTGEYKVGDTVVHPRWGKGQIVGVRENRGLELKINFGKGKVKTLLAEYAPIQKA; this is encoded by the coding sequence TTGTTGTCTGATAGCAGTGATATTCTGACAGGATTAAATCCTGAACAAAAGAAAGCTGTAGAACATTTTGAAGGCCCCCTGTTGATTTTAGCGGGGGCCGGTAGTGGGAAAACCAGGGTGTTAACCCACCGCATTGCATATCTAATTGAAAATTATGGTGTTAATCCCCTTCAGATACTGGCAGTAACCTTTACCAATAAGGCTGCCGGTGAGATGAAGGAGAGGGTTGATAATCTTCTGGGAGGAATGGCTGGAGACCTCTGGGTCAGCACCTTTCATTCATTATGTGCCCGTATTTTACGGAAAGAGATAGGTAAGATCGGTTATGATAATAACTTTGTAATCTTCGATACCGATGACCAGCAGAAATTAATATCCAGGATTTTAAAAGAATTAAATCTCGATCCGAAAAAAACCAGGCCAAGGGCTATCTTATCTGAAATTAGCAGGGCCAAAAATGAGTTAATTGATCCCCGGTCCTATGCCAATAATGTTGGTGATTACTTTCAGGATATAACAGCCCGTATTTATCCCCTGTACCAGGAAAGGCTTAAGGAGAGCAACGCTCTTGATTTTGACGATTTAATTATGAAAACCATTGAGGTTTTTGTGGACAACCCCATGGTTTTAGAGTATTACCAGGAACGATTCAAGTATATCCTTGTTGACGAGTACCAGGATGTTAACTTTGCCCAGTATAAACTGGTTCAACTCCTGGCCAATAAATACCGGAATCTCTGTGTTGTCGGTGACCCCGACCAGGGAATATACGGTTTCCGGGGGGCTGATATTCGTAATATCCTTAATTTTGAGGAAGATTACCCGGAGGCCAGGGTTATAAAGCTGGAACAGAACTACCGCTCCAAAGAGAAAATATTAAAGGCTGCCCATCATGTCATCCGCAATAATACAGCCCGTAAGGAAAAGCGTCTCTGGACAAAACGGGGTAAAGGTGAAGATTTGAAGCTTTATGTGGCTTTTGATGACAAAGATGAGGCTTCCTATGTCTGCCGGAAAATAAAAGAATTAAAGAGGGAGAAAAATTATAAATTTAGTGATTTTGCTGTGCTCTACCGTACCAATTCCCAGTCCCGGTCTGTAGAAGAGATGATGGTTAAGTATGCCATACCTTACCAGATTGTTGGTGGATTTCGGTTTTATGACCGGATGGAAATTAAAGATATTCTGGCCTATCTCAGGGTTATCTATAATCCATCCGATGAAGTCAGTTTATTGCGGATTATTAATCGTCCTAAAAGGGGCATAGGGCAGGGAACCATTAGCAAGTTATCAAGATATGCCAGAGAGAGGGGGATAAGCCTGTATAAGGCTGGAACAGAGGCAGAATCTAACCCTTATCTTACCGCTTCTTTTAAAAAGAGGGTTAAAGCCTTTTTTGACCTTCTTGAGGAACTGAGGGAAAAAAGTGAAACCTTAAGTATTGATACGTTAACCCATCAGGTAGTGACCAGAACGGGGTACCAGCGTGAACTTAATGAAGAAGGTACCCAGCAGGCCCGAAACCGGCTGGAAAATATCCAGGAGTTATTTTCAGTGATTGAGGAGTTTATGAAGGGTAATGAAAATAAAACTCTGGGTGCTTTCCTGGAAGAAGTATCACTCATTTCTGATGTAGATAATATGGAGGATAATCAGAATGTGGTTACCCTGATGACACTCCATTCTGCCAAAGGGCTGGAATTTCCAGTTGTTTTTATTATCGGAATGGAAGAGGGTTTATTCCCTCACGCCAACTCCATGATGGATCATGAAGAACTGGAAGAAGAGAGGCGATTATGTTATGTTGGTATAACCAGGGCCAGGGACGAACTATATTTGACTAGGGCCCGGGAGCGGATGAGGTTTGGTCAACGGAAACCCTACCCCCCTTCCAGGTTTTTAGATGAAATTCCTCCACAGTTATTTGAGGATAATAATGATAAAAAAGAGGAAATATTGGGTAATATAAAAGAGAAAGAAAGTAAAACCGGAGAATATAAAGTAGGAGATACAGTGGTTCACCCCAGGTGGGGAAAAGGACAGATTGTAGGTGTCAGGGAAAACAGGGGGCTTGAGCTTAAGATAAACTTCGGAAAAGGGAAGGTGAAAACTCTTCTGGCCGAGTATGCCCCCATTCAGAAGGCTTAA
- the hisB gene encoding imidazoleglycerol-phosphate dehydratase HisB, with protein sequence MVEITRKTKETKIKLNLDLDGQGRAKINTGIGFFDHMLELWAVHGFFDLVLSVEGDLEVDGHHTVEDTGIVLGEGLKKALGNKAGLKRYGNVIIPMDESLVLVSLDLSGRPYYEDDLVFNRTQVGGFPVELLEEFFRALTNNAGITLHIKMLRGKNTHHLIEACFKGFGRALDVALTGEERLNNTPLSSKGSLGEGG encoded by the coding sequence GTGGTTGAAATAACGAGAAAAACAAAGGAGACAAAAATAAAACTAAATCTTGACCTGGATGGACAGGGAAGGGCAAAGATTAATACAGGTATAGGTTTTTTTGATCATATGCTGGAATTGTGGGCAGTTCATGGTTTTTTTGACCTGGTGTTGTCTGTTGAGGGGGATCTGGAAGTTGATGGGCATCACACTGTGGAAGATACTGGGATTGTCCTTGGGGAAGGACTTAAAAAAGCCCTTGGTAATAAAGCTGGCCTTAAGAGGTATGGGAATGTTATTATCCCAATGGATGAGAGCCTGGTCCTGGTTTCCCTTGACTTAAGCGGTCGTCCCTATTATGAAGATGATCTTGTTTTTAACAGGACTCAGGTCGGGGGGTTTCCAGTTGAACTCCTGGAAGAATTTTTCCGGGCTCTGACCAATAATGCTGGAATTACTCTTCATATAAAAATGTTAAGGGGAAAGAATACTCACCACCTGATTGAAGCCTGCTTTAAAGGTTTTGGTCGAGCCCTGGATGTAGCATTGACCGGAGAAGAAAGGTTAAATAATACTCCCCTGTCCTCCAAAGGTTCTCTGGGGGAGGGTGGTTAA
- a CDS encoding spore coat protein, protein MNMTTYQSKTIKNSQTSTVPQVKGPEMNDRDWINDILALEKYLTDNYNVFTREASHLELYQDLRFILDETHDCTRNIFNAMFAEGFYKLQQANPREIQQTREQFTKYLSSQSPY, encoded by the coding sequence ATGAATATGACAACCTATCAAAGTAAAACCATCAAAAATTCTCAGACCAGTACTGTACCACAGGTTAAAGGCCCTGAAATGAATGACCGGGATTGGATAAATGATATTCTGGCCCTGGAGAAATATCTTACCGATAATTATAATGTGTTTACCCGGGAAGCCAGTCACCTTGAGCTATATCAGGACCTGAGGTTTATTCTCGATGAAACCCACGACTGTACCCGTAATATATTTAACGCCATGTTTGCCGAAGGTTTTTACAAGCTCCAACAGGCTAACCCCCGGGAAATCCAGCAAACCCGGGAACAGTTTACAAAGTATTTAAGCTCCCAGAGTCCATATTAA
- the hisD gene encoding histidinol dehydrogenase, with the protein MEILRYPENKDRIKEIAKKRADFIDEDKLKSVQEIVNRVKVRGDEALFEYTRKFDRVNLKKLRVSEKEIEEAYQSVDKGFLQDLKQAINNIGDYHRKQLKESWFSHDRKGNIMGQLINPVQRVGAYVPGGRAPYPSSVIMTVIPARVAGVDEVVVVTPPDKEGKVNSYTLVATREAGADEIYRVGGAQAVAALTYGTESIKPVEKIVGPGNIYVTLAKKMVSGIVGIDMLAGPSEIMILADETAEPEYIAADLLSQAEHDPLAAPVFVTPDWKLVEEVISHLENQMKDQPRRETMAKSWENQGLIIIVEDIKTGLEMVNLFGPEHFELMVEDPFKYLPDIKNAGAIFLGKYSPEPLGDYVAGPNHVLPTGGTARFSSPLSVDDFIKKSSLIFYSREGFNEVAGGAISLAQKEGFNGHASSVSIRLGR; encoded by the coding sequence GTGGAAATACTGAGATATCCAGAAAATAAGGACAGGATTAAAGAGATAGCAAAAAAGAGGGCTGATTTTATTGATGAAGATAAATTAAAATCAGTCCAGGAGATTGTTAACAGGGTTAAGGTAAGAGGGGATGAAGCCCTGTTTGAATATACCCGCAAATTTGACCGGGTTAACCTTAAAAAACTTAGGGTGAGTGAGAAAGAGATTGAAGAAGCCTATCAGAGTGTTGACAAGGGTTTTCTCCAAGATTTAAAACAGGCAATAAATAATATTGGTGATTATCACCGGAAACAGTTAAAGGAAAGCTGGTTCAGCCATGATCGGAAGGGGAATATCATGGGTCAGTTAATAAATCCTGTACAGCGGGTTGGAGCCTATGTCCCCGGAGGGCGGGCCCCTTATCCTTCTTCAGTAATAATGACCGTTATTCCGGCCAGGGTGGCCGGGGTAGATGAAGTGGTAGTGGTAACTCCACCTGATAAAGAGGGTAAGGTCAACAGTTATACCCTTGTAGCTACAAGAGAGGCAGGGGCTGATGAAATATACAGGGTCGGGGGAGCCCAGGCGGTAGCTGCCCTGACCTATGGTACTGAATCTATTAAACCTGTAGAGAAAATTGTGGGACCGGGTAATATTTATGTGACTCTGGCTAAAAAGATGGTATCAGGTATTGTTGGTATCGATATGCTGGCTGGTCCCAGCGAAATTATGATTCTGGCTGACGAAACAGCTGAGCCGGAGTATATAGCCGCTGATCTCCTGTCACAGGCAGAACATGATCCTCTGGCAGCCCCGGTGTTTGTTACCCCGGACTGGAAATTGGTTGAAGAGGTTATTTCTCACCTGGAAAACCAGATGAAAGATCAGCCCCGCCGGGAGACTATGGCAAAATCCTGGGAAAATCAGGGATTAATAATAATTGTTGAAGATATTAAAACTGGACTGGAAATGGTAAACCTGTTTGGCCCGGAACACTTTGAGCTGATGGTTGAAGACCCTTTTAAGTACTTACCGGATATTAAAAACGCCGGTGCCATATTCCTGGGGAAATATTCACCCGAACCCCTGGGGGACTATGTAGCCGGTCCGAATCATGTTTTGCCGACCGGAGGTACTGCCCGTTTTTCTTCACCATTAAGTGTTGATGATTTTATAAAAAAATCTAGCCTTATCTTTTATTCCAGAGAAGGTTTTAATGAAGTAGCAGGGGGGGCTATTTCCCTGGCCCAGAAAGAGGGATTTAACGGTCATGCCAGTTCGGTTTCCATCAGATTAGGACGGTGA
- a CDS encoding GIY-YIG nuclease family protein → MKNLDYDSGIYLLEIFLHKPKKIEVGKKGEFTFPPGYYYYAGTAQKNLQARLERHKRRVKKYHWHIDYLLGAANLLSIYTWEVKREGECHLARYLIDKLNGEIIVPGFGSSDCRCKTHLVFFPQKVTKNEIPDNDFFD, encoded by the coding sequence ATGAAAAATCTTGATTATGATTCCGGTATTTATTTACTGGAAATATTCTTACATAAACCTAAAAAAATTGAAGTAGGTAAAAAAGGTGAGTTTACTTTTCCACCTGGTTATTACTATTATGCTGGCACTGCCCAGAAAAATCTTCAGGCCCGCCTGGAAAGACATAAAAGGAGGGTTAAAAAATACCACTGGCATATTGATTATCTCCTGGGGGCTGCCAACCTGTTATCTATCTATACCTGGGAAGTGAAGCGGGAAGGGGAATGCCACCTGGCCCGTTATTTAATTGATAAACTTAACGGTGAAATAATAGTACCGGGATTTGGCTCCAGTGACTGCCGGTGTAAAACCCACCTGGTTTTTTTTCCGCAGAAGGTTACTAAAAATGAGATACCTGATAATGATTTTTTTGACTAA
- the hisF gene encoding imidazole glycerol phosphate synthase subunit HisF: MLTKRIIPCLDVKGGRVVKGVNFKDLRDEGDPVELARYYDREGADELVFLDITASAENRGIVIDMVEKTAASVFIPFTIGGGIRTISDMKAILNAGADKVSINSAAVKNPGLIAEGARVFGSQCIVVAIDCCRKNGNWEVYINGGRTVTGLDAIKWAQKVEELGAGEILLTSMDADGTKDGYDTELLAAVSTAVEIPVIASGGAGMPEHLREAIVEGQADAVLAASIFHEKTYSVSEVKEYLAGHGIPVRIE, encoded by the coding sequence ATGTTAACAAAAAGAATCATACCCTGTCTTGATGTTAAGGGTGGAAGGGTTGTTAAGGGGGTAAATTTTAAAGATTTAAGGGATGAAGGTGACCCGGTGGAATTGGCCAGGTATTATGACAGAGAAGGGGCCGATGAACTGGTATTTTTAGATATTACAGCCTCTGCTGAGAACAGGGGTATTGTCATCGATATGGTAGAAAAAACAGCTGCCAGTGTTTTTATTCCCTTTACAATAGGTGGGGGTATCCGGACCATATCTGATATGAAAGCCATTTTAAACGCAGGGGCAGACAAGGTTTCCATAAATTCAGCAGCGGTCAAAAATCCCGGTTTAATAGCTGAAGGAGCCAGGGTTTTTGGCAGTCAGTGTATAGTGGTAGCCATTGACTGTTGCCGGAAAAATGGTAACTGGGAGGTTTATATTAATGGTGGTCGTACTGTCACCGGCCTTGATGCCATAAAATGGGCTCAAAAGGTTGAGGAACTGGGGGCTGGCGAAATTTTGCTTACCAGTATGGATGCTGATGGAACTAAAGATGGTTATGATACAGAATTACTGGCTGCTGTTTCTACAGCTGTAGAAATACCGGTTATTGCTTCAGGTGGGGCCGGAATGCCAGAACATTTACGTGAGGCTATTGTTGAGGGTCAGGCCGATGCTGTTCTGGCTGCCTCAATTTTTCATGAAAAAACATATTCAGTTAGTGAAGTAAAAGAGTACCTGGCAGGTCATGGAATCCCGGTCAGGATAGAATAG
- the hisA gene encoding 1-(5-phosphoribosyl)-5-[(5-phosphoribosylamino)methylideneamino]imidazole-4-carboxamide isomerase, with protein sequence MEVIPAVDIKDGSCVRLKKGDFNKRRVYSTSPVDVALYWEKHGASRLHIVDLDGAKSGWPTHLKTIREIALRVNIPLQVGGGIRSLKVIKKYLDSGVDRIILGTVALKNPELVKRALDNFGSNRIVVGVDARGGKVATEGWLKTSQVTVEDIISEMEEVGVKTFIYTDINRDGMLKGPDIEGIKRVLKSTKARIIASGGISSRQDLINLKAIGIKAAIVGKALYEGNLPLEVLNQYP encoded by the coding sequence GTGGAAGTAATACCGGCAGTTGATATAAAAGATGGTAGTTGTGTCCGTCTTAAAAAAGGTGACTTTAATAAAAGGCGGGTCTACAGTACCAGTCCAGTAGATGTGGCTCTGTACTGGGAAAAGCACGGGGCTTCCCGTCTCCATATTGTTGACCTTGATGGGGCTAAATCGGGCTGGCCCACACACCTTAAGACAATTAGAGAAATTGCTTTAAGGGTTAATATACCGCTGCAGGTTGGAGGGGGTATCAGGTCCCTTAAGGTAATAAAAAAATACCTGGATTCCGGTGTTGACAGAATTATCCTGGGGACGGTGGCCCTTAAAAACCCGGAGCTGGTTAAAAGGGCCCTTGATAATTTTGGTTCAAACAGGATCGTGGTCGGGGTTGATGCCAGAGGTGGTAAAGTAGCTACAGAAGGCTGGCTTAAAACCAGTCAGGTTACTGTAGAGGATATAATATCTGAGATGGAAGAAGTGGGAGTAAAAACCTTTATTTATACCGATATCAACAGGGATGGTATGTTAAAAGGCCCCGATATTGAAGGAATAAAAAGGGTGTTAAAATCAACTAAAGCCAGAATTATAGCTTCTGGAGGTATTTCGTCTCGCCAGGACTTAATTAACCTGAAGGCCATAGGTATTAAAGCGGCTATTGTAGGGAAGGCCCTTTATGAAGGCAATTTGCCTCTGGAAGTGTTAAATCAATATCCGTGA
- the hisIE gene encoding bifunctional phosphoribosyl-AMP cyclohydrolase/phosphoribosyl-ATP diphosphatase HisIE: MKVDLENLNFDDRGLIPAVLQDVESRKVLMVAYMNREALVRTLETGKAWFYSRSRQKLWLKGETSGNYQLVKEIRIDCDSDTLLVLVKPEGPACHTGHESCFYRNILTEKGRDQGRKHLIDLDFIKRLFELIKDRKINPTPGSYTSYLFREGIDKVCKKIGEEAAEVIIGAKNKSKQEVIYESADLIYHLLVLMVIMDTTPGEVINELKKRHKE; encoded by the coding sequence ATGAAAGTAGATTTAGAAAACCTCAACTTTGATGACAGGGGTCTAATTCCGGCTGTTTTACAGGATGTAGAAAGCCGGAAGGTTTTAATGGTAGCCTATATGAACAGAGAAGCCCTGGTTAGAACCCTGGAGACAGGAAAGGCCTGGTTTTACAGTCGTTCCCGGCAAAAATTATGGTTAAAAGGGGAGACATCAGGTAATTATCAGCTGGTTAAGGAAATAAGGATTGACTGTGATTCCGATACCCTTCTGGTCCTGGTTAAACCCGAAGGACCTGCCTGTCACACCGGTCATGAATCATGTTTTTACCGGAATATACTAACAGAAAAGGGAAGAGATCAGGGCCGGAAACATCTGATTGACCTAGATTTTATTAAACGGCTTTTTGAGTTAATTAAGGATAGAAAAATAAATCCTACTCCGGGGTCTTATACTTCATATCTTTTCAGGGAAGGTATTGATAAAGTATGTAAGAAGATAGGGGAAGAGGCCGCTGAAGTAATTATTGGTGCTAAAAATAAATCAAAACAGGAAGTTATTTACGAAAGTGCTGATCTTATTTATCATCTTCTGGTTTTAATGGTTATAATGGATACCACCCCGGGAGAGGTAATAAATGAGTTGAAAAAAAGGCATAAGGAGTAG
- the gatC gene encoding Asp-tRNA(Asn)/Glu-tRNA(Gln) amidotransferase subunit GatC, producing MIKKEEVEKIAGLAYLKLSDEERETFTRQLGDILDYVEKLNELDTDGVVPTAYTVPMKNVLRDDKVGSSIPREEALDNAPDKKDGLFRVPSIIGE from the coding sequence ATGATTAAGAAAGAAGAAGTGGAGAAAATAGCTGGACTTGCCTATCTTAAATTATCAGATGAAGAAAGAGAGACTTTTACCAGGCAACTCGGTGATATTTTAGACTATGTAGAAAAACTAAATGAGCTTGATACTGATGGGGTTGTACCTACTGCTTATACTGTGCCCATGAAGAATGTCCTCAGAGATGATAAAGTAGGTTCATCAATTCCCAGGGAAGAGGCACTTGATAATGCGCCCGACAAAAAGGATGGTCTGTTCAGAGTACCCAGTATCATAGGTGAATAA
- the ligA gene encoding NAD-dependent DNA ligase LigA: MASKVEQEIRDLREKIRYHEYRYYVLDDPEISDAEFDELIQRLIDLEEKHPGLVTPDSPTQRVGGEPLDKFDKVEHRVPMLSLGNAFNEGDLTNFARRIYRLLDTGKIDFVVEHKIDGLSAILTYQGGRLIRGATRGNGVVGEDVTANIKTIPSVPLRLKKDVDIEVRGEVYIKKDDFSKLNERRLKKGEEPFANPRNAAAGSIRQLDPRLAAARPLSFIAYDVVAYEGEGLQTHVGALELLRELGFKVNWYRKCDDITEVVNICKDWVDKREELPFEIDGMVIKVNELGLREQLGATAKSPRWAIAYKFPAQQKTTVVKDIIISVGRTGALTPTAVLEPVEVDGSTVSRATLHNEDEIRRKDVRIGDHVLVQKAGDVIPEVVKVIKSKRDGSEQIFHMPETCPACGGEVVREEGEAVLRCVNVTGCPAQRREGILHFVSRNAMNIDGVGPALIDQLLEKGLIEDYADLYYLKKEDLIPLERMGEKSATNAIEAIRASKDRPLFRVIFALGIRHVGLGVARVLTEKYRSLSDLMRASGEELVAIDEIGPTIARSIIEFFKEPHNREVINKLKEAGVRLEEKENGKEEQNLYLSGKTFVFTGKLDGFTRSEARDKVIAAGGKVTSSVSRKTDYVVVGDSPGSKYDKARELGVTILDEDKFKEVLKAGDNNG; this comes from the coding sequence ATGGCCAGTAAAGTAGAACAGGAAATAAGGGATTTAAGGGAGAAGATACGGTATCATGAGTACCGGTATTATGTTCTAGATGACCCGGAAATATCTGATGCTGAATTTGATGAATTGATACAGAGGCTTATTGATCTGGAGGAAAAGCACCCTGGCCTGGTGACCCCGGATTCTCCTACTCAACGGGTCGGTGGAGAGCCTCTTGATAAATTTGATAAAGTAGAGCACCGGGTTCCCATGCTGAGCCTTGGTAATGCATTTAATGAGGGTGATTTAACGAATTTTGCCAGGCGGATTTACCGGCTCCTTGATACAGGCAAAATAGACTTCGTGGTGGAACATAAAATCGATGGGTTATCAGCGATATTAACCTATCAGGGTGGTAGGTTGATCCGGGGAGCAACCCGCGGTAATGGAGTGGTGGGGGAAGATGTTACCGCCAATATAAAGACCATCCCTTCTGTACCCCTCAGGTTAAAAAAAGATGTTGATATCGAAGTCCGGGGTGAGGTATATATAAAAAAAGATGATTTTAGTAAATTAAATGAAAGGAGATTGAAGAAGGGAGAAGAACCCTTTGCTAATCCCCGGAATGCAGCGGCAGGTTCAATTAGACAGCTTGACCCCAGGCTGGCTGCCGCCCGTCCCCTGTCCTTTATTGCCTACGATGTAGTTGCCTATGAAGGAGAAGGTTTACAGACCCATGTCGGGGCCCTGGAATTACTCCGGGAGCTTGGTTTTAAGGTGAACTGGTATCGTAAATGTGATGATATTACAGAGGTAGTAAATATTTGTAAGGACTGGGTGGATAAAAGAGAAGAATTACCCTTTGAGATAGATGGTATGGTTATTAAGGTCAATGAACTGGGTCTGAGAGAACAGCTGGGAGCTACTGCCAAAAGCCCCCGCTGGGCCATTGCTTATAAATTCCCTGCCCAGCAGAAGACAACTGTTGTTAAAGATATTATTATTTCGGTAGGCCGGACCGGGGCCTTAACACCGACAGCTGTCCTGGAGCCTGTTGAGGTTGATGGTTCTACAGTCAGCAGGGCAACTCTCCATAATGAAGATGAAATAAGGAGAAAAGATGTTAGAATAGGGGATCATGTCCTGGTTCAAAAAGCAGGTGATGTCATCCCTGAAGTGGTTAAGGTTATAAAGAGTAAACGGGATGGCAGTGAACAGATATTTCACATGCCCGAAACCTGCCCTGCCTGTGGTGGGGAGGTTGTGAGGGAAGAAGGTGAAGCTGTTTTAAGGTGTGTTAATGTGACCGGGTGCCCTGCCCAGAGACGGGAAGGAATTCTTCACTTTGTCTCCCGGAATGCCATGAATATTGATGGCGTGGGGCCAGCCCTGATAGACCAGCTTTTAGAAAAAGGGTTGATAGAAGATTATGCTGATTTATATTACCTTAAAAAAGAGGATTTGATTCCTCTGGAAAGAATGGGGGAAAAATCAGCTACTAATGCCATTGAGGCTATCAGGGCCAGTAAGGACAGGCCTCTCTTTAGAGTTATTTTTGCCCTGGGGATCAGGCATGTCGGTCTGGGGGTAGCCCGGGTTTTAACTGAAAAATACCGGTCATTGTCTGATTTAATGAGGGCATCCGGGGAAGAACTGGTGGCTATTGATGAAATTGGTCCTACTATAGCCCGGAGTATTATTGAATTTTTTAAGGAGCCCCATAACCGGGAGGTTATTAATAAATTAAAAGAAGCCGGGGTGAGACTTGAGGAGAAGGAAAATGGAAAAGAAGAGCAGAATTTATACCTGTCAGGAAAAACATTTGTCTTTACCGGTAAATTAGATGGTTTTACCCGGAGTGAAGCCAGAGATAAGGTTATAGCAGCAGGAGGAAAGGTTACTTCAAGTGTCAGCCGGAAAACCGACTATGTAGTGGTCGGAGATAGTCCCGGTTCCAAATATGATAAAGCCCGGGAGTTGGGGGTAACTATTTTAGATGAAGATAAATTTAAAGAAGTGTTAAAAGCGGGGGATAATAATGGTTAG